A single Paenibacillus sp. FSL R5-0517 DNA region contains:
- a CDS encoding GNAT family N-acetyltransferase, protein MEIKVDDLSGVQVKALIAEHLQGMAADSPPESIHALNLDGLKKPEITFWCAWEADELLGCGAIKELDPEHAELKSMRTASAHLRKGVARKILAHIMEVATERGYKRISLETGSMDSFIPARKLYEDFGFEYCEPFADYILDPNSAFMTKTI, encoded by the coding sequence TTGGAGATCAAAGTGGATGATTTGAGTGGAGTACAAGTGAAGGCATTAATCGCGGAGCACTTGCAAGGGATGGCAGCGGATTCGCCTCCAGAGAGTATTCATGCGTTGAATCTGGATGGACTCAAGAAGCCTGAAATTACATTCTGGTGTGCATGGGAAGCGGATGAACTACTGGGCTGCGGAGCCATCAAAGAACTTGATCCAGAACATGCAGAATTGAAGTCGATGCGTACGGCTTCGGCCCACTTGAGAAAAGGCGTAGCGAGAAAAATTTTGGCTCACATTATGGAGGTTGCCACAGAACGTGGCTATAAACGAATTAGTCTGGAGACGGGTTCAATGGATTCATTTATCCCGGCAAGGAAGCTGTATGAAGATTTCGGATTCGAATATTGCGAACCATTCGCCGACTATATATTGGACCCGAACAGCGCATTTATGACGAAAACAATCTAA
- a CDS encoding DUF1801 domain-containing protein, whose product MTKNVEVTTFIEQIQIPWQVQVAEQLRQMVHDTIPDVQERVQYKKPHFLKNGSYAAVISPSKQAVSFTIFHATGLDLPDGIFEGPEERKTIKLKEKDTPDYEWLSGLLKQASAEL is encoded by the coding sequence ATGACCAAGAATGTAGAAGTTACTACGTTTATTGAACAGATTCAGATCCCCTGGCAAGTACAGGTCGCTGAACAATTGCGACAAATGGTGCATGATACCATCCCAGACGTGCAGGAACGCGTGCAATACAAGAAACCTCATTTTTTGAAAAACGGAAGTTACGCTGCGGTCATCTCTCCATCCAAACAAGCCGTATCCTTCACGATCTTTCATGCAACCGGACTTGATCTACCCGATGGCATATTTGAAGGCCCGGAAGAACGCAAAACGATCAAGCTCAAGGAAAAAGATACGCCGGATTATGAGTGGTTGTCTGGTTTGTTAAAGCAGGCATCTGCGGAATTGTAG
- a CDS encoding SDR family oxidoreductase, whose amino-acid sequence MGKILITGATGNLGSRTLELLLKKVPSNQVAILVRNPESDKVARFIKEGVEAHQGDYFDYNSLLQAFDGVEKVMLISAVAFTDRNTQHFNVIAAAKQAGVKQVIFTSIIRKENSNLILPEVTMSDLFAEQTLKASGLDYTILRNPPYLEVINSFSGDALKFGSVRVPKGSGKVSAASLDDLAAANVAVLTENGHENKSYTLSGSEGSSFEDIAAALSEISEINIPYVAISETEYIDTMVANGLPVHMTDFLLGWMRAINTGEFSETSGDLERLIGRKPMSYKEFFKIKSPFSKVED is encoded by the coding sequence ATGGGGAAAATACTTATTACTGGAGCAACAGGTAATCTCGGAAGCAGAACGCTAGAACTTCTTCTCAAAAAAGTTCCGTCAAATCAGGTGGCTATATTAGTCCGTAATCCGGAATCTGATAAAGTGGCAAGATTTATTAAAGAAGGTGTGGAAGCCCATCAAGGCGACTATTTTGATTATAACTCTCTTCTACAAGCTTTTGATGGTGTTGAAAAAGTGATGCTCATTTCCGCGGTAGCATTTACCGATCGCAATACACAACATTTCAACGTCATCGCTGCTGCAAAGCAGGCTGGGGTTAAGCAAGTCATCTTCACGTCGATCATACGAAAAGAAAATTCAAATCTAATTTTGCCCGAAGTAACGATGTCAGACTTATTCGCTGAACAAACGCTTAAAGCATCCGGATTAGACTATACAATCCTGCGGAATCCACCGTATCTTGAAGTCATAAATTCGTTCTCTGGAGATGCACTTAAATTTGGAAGTGTGCGAGTACCAAAGGGTTCCGGTAAAGTATCCGCTGCATCTCTGGATGATTTGGCGGCAGCCAACGTAGCCGTTCTCACCGAAAACGGACACGAAAATAAGTCATATACTCTAAGTGGCAGTGAGGGAAGCTCTTTCGAAGATATCGCTGCAGCCCTCTCGGAGATTAGTGAGATCAATATCCCTTATGTTGCAATTAGCGAAACCGAATATATAGACACTATGGTAGCGAATGGCTTACCTGTTCATATGACTGACTTCTTATTAGGTTGGATGCGGGCAATCAACACTGGAGAATTCTCGGAAACATCTGGAGATCTTGAACGTCTGATTGGCCGAAAACCAATGTCATATAAGGAATTCTTTAAAATCAAATCTCCGTTTTCTAAAGTTGAAGATTGA
- a CDS encoding amino acid permease, which translates to MAQTEGTLQKKLKPRHISFMAMGGVIGTGIFKGSAETIGLAGPGVIITYIFAGLLLLVVMAAMAEMATVYKNKNMKDFVQEAFGSRVSFVMGWMYCFLWLSVCVIEVIAAGSFLQYWFTEVPLWMLSLGCAAFIILVNLLSVGVFGEFEFWLAGIKIAMIIIFIFLGAGLIFGIIPSDNTPYLQNYTQAGGFFPNGWSSIFSALLVVMFSYGGSELIGLTLTETKNAEKVMPKIVGNFMLRIILFFTLPILIICGLIPWNEIGPESSPFVQVLASTGLPGAAHIMNFILVTAVLSAANSGIYGASRMMHSMAVGGEAPKALSQTNRNGSPVNILLVCAVVLLGGSMLGLFAQDQLFRVLLAVPGFVVILVWICIASSQLKLRKRYPVQPTFKVWGFPYVTGVVVLCLSVIAVMFVFDEGNRFSISICLAVLALLIIWSLIRFRRTNGRTV; encoded by the coding sequence TTGGCTCAGACAGAAGGAACACTACAGAAGAAGCTTAAACCAAGACACATCAGTTTTATGGCTATGGGCGGTGTGATTGGTACAGGGATTTTCAAAGGCAGCGCAGAGACGATCGGACTCGCAGGTCCGGGCGTTATTATCACGTACATTTTTGCCGGATTATTGTTGCTGGTGGTTATGGCCGCGATGGCGGAGATGGCTACGGTGTATAAAAACAAGAATATGAAAGACTTCGTGCAGGAAGCATTCGGTAGCCGAGTTTCCTTTGTTATGGGATGGATGTATTGCTTCCTATGGTTATCGGTATGTGTTATTGAGGTGATTGCCGCCGGGAGCTTTTTGCAGTATTGGTTTACAGAAGTACCGTTGTGGATGCTGAGTCTGGGGTGTGCGGCGTTCATTATACTTGTTAATCTGCTCAGTGTGGGTGTGTTCGGGGAATTTGAGTTCTGGCTGGCCGGGATCAAAATTGCCATGATCATCATTTTTATCTTCCTGGGTGCAGGGTTGATCTTTGGCATTATTCCAAGTGATAACACCCCTTATCTGCAAAATTATACACAAGCAGGCGGGTTCTTCCCCAACGGTTGGTCATCGATCTTCTCGGCATTGCTTGTGGTCATGTTCTCTTATGGGGGATCGGAGCTGATTGGTCTGACTCTGACGGAGACGAAAAATGCAGAAAAAGTGATGCCCAAAATCGTGGGCAATTTCATGCTTCGAATTATTCTGTTCTTCACCTTGCCGATTCTCATCATCTGTGGTCTCATCCCATGGAATGAGATTGGGCCGGAAAGCAGTCCGTTTGTACAGGTACTCGCCTCAACGGGACTACCAGGAGCAGCACACATTATGAACTTTATTTTGGTGACGGCAGTTCTGTCCGCTGCAAATTCAGGGATCTACGGTGCATCCCGGATGATGCATTCCATGGCAGTGGGTGGTGAAGCTCCGAAGGCATTATCACAGACAAATCGTAACGGTAGCCCGGTTAATATCTTGCTGGTGTGCGCGGTTGTATTGCTTGGAGGTTCCATGCTTGGCCTGTTCGCGCAGGATCAACTGTTCCGTGTATTGCTCGCAGTTCCGGGCTTTGTGGTCATCCTTGTGTGGATCTGTATTGCCTCATCACAGTTAAAACTGCGGAAGAGATATCCGGTTCAACCGACCTTCAAAGTTTGGGGTTTCCCTTACGTCACCGGAGTGGTGGTACTATGTCTCAGTGTGATTGCGGTGATGTTTGTGTTCGATGAAGGTAATCGGTTCAGCATTAGCATCTGTCTTGCCGTGCTTGCGTTGCTGATCATCTGGTCCCTGATTAGATTCAGGAGGACGAATGGACGAACAGTTTAG
- a CDS encoding HAMP domain-containing methyl-accepting chemotaxis protein, whose amino-acid sequence MIGFFRKRLVVRIVAVVTLAMTIIAVGSMLLQVANMKLAAQEAISSYNIQIAQSYVNQLDTASYAEFAKDPKENDAFLKIRDELDDFRVRIGAMYVYFVKIDDKGTPLIMVDGMKDADKASPINEVTDVPQEAVQKLLQGQPASSSIINNEDYGNYISSYAPMLDSNGTVTGVIGIDTAVSVIGNIESDIMKSSIPFYALLLLITLIGIAVVMTFIVRGLRPLQPLKASVEKMAQGELAEANQILTSYRLKSKDEIGTTYQAMIHMSGNLNKIVSNMVEGVAVTTNILSESTKEFNRSTEEMIEMSKTVDQSVEQIRQGAHTQKQGASDSANAMEEIAKGITDISESSMIVSDAATSALATAESGKQSMTLMKTQMESISHVSGEVVTMVQVLNNYSQEIGGALHTVRDFASQTKLLALNASIEAAHAGEHGKGFAVVADEVRKLAEASSTSMERISDLLLRIQQESQQIGSQMGVTAQEIGQGVTITAEAEQAFAHVVDAFQLVTHRIQEVSAAAEEISAGSEEAAASVNTISQISAGVSDHSDEIYRLMREQSAMFNRVAQTSTMLEQQTNEMSEAVRKVKV is encoded by the coding sequence ATGATCGGTTTTTTTAGAAAACGTTTGGTTGTACGCATTGTTGCAGTCGTTACACTGGCCATGACGATTATAGCTGTTGGCAGCATGCTGTTACAGGTGGCCAATATGAAACTGGCTGCACAGGAGGCCATTTCGAGTTACAATATCCAAATTGCTCAGAGTTATGTGAATCAGCTGGATACAGCATCTTATGCCGAGTTTGCCAAGGATCCCAAAGAGAATGACGCATTCTTGAAGATTCGTGATGAACTGGATGATTTTCGTGTAAGGATTGGTGCAATGTATGTCTATTTCGTCAAAATAGATGACAAAGGTACCCCACTTATTATGGTGGACGGTATGAAGGATGCGGATAAAGCTTCACCGATTAATGAAGTCACGGATGTCCCTCAGGAGGCTGTCCAGAAGCTGTTGCAGGGGCAACCAGCCAGTTCTTCAATTATTAATAATGAGGATTATGGCAACTATATTTCCTCTTACGCTCCTATGCTCGATAGTAATGGCACTGTAACAGGTGTAATTGGTATCGATACGGCGGTATCGGTGATCGGAAACATTGAATCGGATATCATGAAATCCAGTATTCCCTTCTATGCCTTATTGCTACTAATTACCCTTATAGGTATTGCCGTTGTCATGACGTTTATCGTAAGGGGGCTGCGACCACTTCAACCGCTGAAGGCGAGTGTGGAAAAAATGGCGCAGGGTGAGCTTGCAGAAGCCAACCAAATTTTGACGTCTTACCGTCTGAAAAGCAAAGATGAGATTGGAACCACATATCAAGCAATGATACATATGTCCGGCAACTTGAACAAGATCGTGAGTAACATGGTTGAAGGCGTGGCAGTAACCACCAATATTTTATCGGAATCAACGAAGGAATTTAATCGCAGTACCGAAGAGATGATTGAGATGAGCAAGACGGTTGATCAGTCAGTCGAACAGATCAGGCAAGGGGCGCATACGCAGAAGCAGGGCGCGAGCGATAGTGCGAATGCGATGGAGGAGATTGCCAAAGGCATAACGGACATTTCCGAATCCTCCATGATCGTATCGGATGCAGCAACAAGTGCGCTTGCTACAGCAGAGTCCGGTAAACAGAGCATGACATTGATGAAAACACAGATGGAGAGCATCTCACATGTCTCAGGTGAAGTTGTAACGATGGTTCAGGTGCTGAACAACTATTCCCAGGAGATTGGTGGTGCCTTGCACACGGTTCGTGATTTTGCGAGTCAGACGAAGCTGCTTGCACTTAATGCATCCATTGAGGCAGCTCATGCAGGAGAACATGGCAAAGGTTTTGCGGTTGTGGCGGATGAAGTTCGCAAGCTGGCTGAAGCCTCAAGCACATCTATGGAACGGATCTCCGACTTGCTGCTTCGCATTCAACAAGAATCACAGCAGATTGGCTCACAGATGGGGGTTACCGCGCAGGAGATTGGACAAGGTGTTACGATTACCGCAGAAGCGGAGCAAGCCTTCGCCCATGTGGTTGATGCGTTCCAACTGGTGACTCATCGCATTCAAGAAGTCTCCGCTGCGGCAGAGGAAATCTCGGCAGGATCGGAAGAGGCCGCAGCCTCCGTCAATACGATCTCGCAGATCTCAGCCGGGGTCTCGGATCATTCGGATGAAATCTATCGCTTGATGCGTGAACAGTCGGCCATGTTCAACAGGGTGGCGCAGACTTCCACCATGCTGGAGCAGCAGACCAACGAGATGAGCGAAGCCGTGCGTAAAGTAAAAGTATAG
- a CDS encoding LysR family transcriptional regulator: protein MNLEQLEYVVEIAKTQSFSAASEHLHVTQSAISQSVHRLEKEMGIILFERSRQGTHPTPEGKQFIAKALDILQRIDELKSLNAEASSLSGELHVATFPSVMPYLVQSAADMKREHPQLNISIEEKGSMEIIEDIRNNKTHLGFIAIYAKQLREFDGLQFSPMYSGKLVIGTHHLSELAKHSRVSPDQLKEHKLALYRDGFIEDFLREFTYDHGSLSILFKTNNSEAINMVLRNDIAATIGHDFSFYQNPLWKEGLVKMVEIAGIDQPKMQIGFVQTESKEAAVAAERFARRFRQAIELDHLSK, encoded by the coding sequence ATGAATCTGGAACAGCTCGAATATGTCGTTGAAATTGCGAAAACCCAATCCTTCTCCGCTGCCTCGGAGCATCTGCATGTCACACAATCGGCGATCAGCCAATCGGTTCATCGTCTGGAGAAAGAAATGGGGATCATCCTGTTCGAACGCTCGCGGCAGGGAACTCATCCCACGCCCGAAGGCAAACAATTCATAGCCAAGGCACTGGACATTTTACAGCGGATTGATGAATTGAAATCCCTGAACGCAGAAGCCTCCTCTCTTAGCGGTGAGCTTCATGTGGCTACTTTTCCAAGTGTCATGCCCTATCTTGTTCAGTCTGCTGCAGATATGAAGCGTGAGCACCCGCAACTTAACATCTCCATTGAAGAGAAAGGGTCCATGGAAATTATCGAGGATATTCGGAATAACAAAACCCATCTGGGCTTTATCGCGATCTATGCCAAGCAATTGCGGGAATTCGATGGACTTCAGTTCAGTCCCATGTACTCGGGCAAGCTGGTAATTGGTACTCATCACCTGTCTGAACTTGCCAAGCACAGCCGTGTTTCACCAGATCAATTAAAAGAACACAAGCTGGCACTCTATCGAGATGGTTTCATCGAAGACTTTCTCAGGGAATTCACCTATGATCATGGATCTCTGTCCATTTTGTTCAAAACAAATAATTCAGAAGCCATCAACATGGTGTTACGAAACGATATTGCCGCCACGATTGGTCACGACTTTTCCTTTTACCAAAATCCATTATGGAAGGAAGGTCTGGTAAAGATGGTAGAGATCGCTGGAATCGATCAACCCAAAATGCAAATCGGCTTCGTGCAGACGGAATCCAAAGAGGCCGCCGTAGCCGCAGAACGATTCGCCCGACGCTTCAGACAGGCGATAGAGCTGGATCATCTATCAAAGTGA
- a CDS encoding antibiotic biosynthesis monooxygenase: MSTTNKQVILNIRFKIKPGKKETFRDNLFAMISHFKSEPTFVNAIVSDDLDHSDDLVIYEIWQGTRESWIQDELTKPYRAEYEGALTNLIDDRIVSWLEPVGEWGSTLTNVRR; this comes from the coding sequence ATGTCAACAACCAACAAACAAGTCATTCTCAATATCCGTTTCAAAATTAAGCCCGGTAAGAAAGAAACTTTCCGCGACAATCTATTCGCGATGATTAGCCATTTCAAAAGTGAACCCACTTTTGTTAATGCGATCGTCTCCGATGATCTTGATCATTCTGATGATCTGGTGATCTATGAAATCTGGCAAGGAACAAGAGAAAGTTGGATTCAAGATGAACTTACTAAACCTTATCGTGCTGAGTATGAAGGTGCGCTTACCAACCTCATTGATGATAGAATCGTAAGCTGGCTTGAACCAGTCGGTGAATGGGGTAGTACACTGACGAATGTAAGACGGTAA
- a CDS encoding GNAT family protein — MTLTTDNLFYSTRLKMTPPRAEDVQTMLQWNEDPEYLRNVDTDLAIPYSEKQLEDEGETKNKEVYFRLRTHEEDTLIGFVVIHSIEWNNRCGQLAIGIGLAEHRNKGYGTEALNLILRYAFHEMNLDRVGLDVIAYNAKAIRSYEKVGFQLEGRARSAVYRDGKRYDRLMMGILRSEWETHNQIHTEGEHA, encoded by the coding sequence ATGACACTAACAACGGATAACCTGTTTTATAGCACACGATTGAAAATGACACCCCCACGTGCTGAAGATGTGCAGACCATGCTGCAATGGAACGAAGACCCGGAATATCTACGGAATGTGGATACTGATCTTGCCATTCCCTACTCAGAGAAACAGTTGGAAGATGAGGGAGAGACTAAAAACAAGGAAGTGTACTTCAGACTTCGCACGCATGAAGAGGATACGCTGATTGGTTTTGTCGTCATTCATAGCATTGAATGGAACAACCGCTGCGGACAGCTTGCCATTGGCATCGGACTTGCGGAACATCGCAACAAGGGATATGGCACGGAAGCGTTGAATCTTATTTTACGATATGCGTTCCACGAGATGAATCTGGACCGGGTTGGTCTCGATGTCATCGCCTACAATGCCAAAGCGATTCGCTCCTATGAAAAGGTTGGTTTTCAATTGGAAGGTCGGGCTCGTTCAGCAGTATATCGTGATGGCAAACGTTACGACCGCTTAATGATGGGAATCCTGAGATCAGAATGGGAAACACACAATCAGATCCATACGGAGGGTGAACATGCATGA
- a CDS encoding helix-turn-helix domain-containing protein — translation MKTFYCDLEITLDVIGGKWRPLILYYLLKGPKRTGELKRLMPTISQKMLVQSLRELEGDNLVIRTMYNQVPPKVEYSISEMGMSLEPTLRALCEWGQNYAEKTLSKDEYQRINVE, via the coding sequence TTGAAAACTTTTTATTGTGATCTGGAAATTACCTTGGATGTCATTGGCGGAAAGTGGAGACCTCTTATTCTGTATTATTTATTAAAAGGTCCTAAACGGACCGGTGAATTGAAAAGACTCATGCCAACCATTTCTCAGAAAATGTTAGTCCAGTCATTACGGGAGTTGGAGGGTGATAATCTAGTTATAAGAACAATGTACAATCAGGTACCACCAAAAGTGGAATATTCAATATCAGAAATGGGTATGTCACTTGAACCCACTCTGCGAGCTCTTTGTGAATGGGGTCAGAATTATGCAGAGAAGACATTGAGCAAGGATGAATATCAGAGAATAAATGTAGAATAG